One window of Triticum dicoccoides isolate Atlit2015 ecotype Zavitan chromosome 5A, WEW_v2.0, whole genome shotgun sequence genomic DNA carries:
- the LOC119301123 gene encoding PRA1 family protein H-like → MSSSFKPNPLSLSVPDPALDRWLRDSGYLDLLDSSAPAPAAAAPTRASPASTSSGAGAAADVLAFARTLASLLALNPFACLSAADLAAPTPSWSLAFIGAPGVASYSWPPTPTQARLRVQENVRRYARNYAALSVLVFACCLYRMPMSLLGLLASLAVWEAVRYCRKRWELATRAPGIGQALLHCAQIATAILLYVCNLQFALVYTIGLSYAVMMLHASLRKLTPSSLSVPANKNRRAQPRRS, encoded by the exons ATGTCGTCGTCGTTCAAGCCCAACCCCCTCTCGCTGAGCGTCCCGGACCCCGCTCTCGACCGCTGGCTCCGCGACTCCGGCTACCTCGACCTCCTCGACTCCTCCGcccccgcacccgccgccgccgcccccacacGCGCCAGCCCCGCATCCACCTCCTCGGgggccggcgccgccgccgacgtcctcgccttcgcgcgcaccctagcctCTCTCCTCGCGCTCAACCCCTTTGCGTGCCTctccgccgccgacctcgccgcgCCCACCCCCTCCTGGTCCCTCGCCTTTATCGGCGCTCCCGGCGTCGCCTCCTACTCCTGGCCCCCGACCCCCACCCAGGCCCGACTCCGCGTCCAGGAGAACGTCCGCCGCTACGCCCGCAACTATGCCGCGCTATCCGTCCTCGTCTTCGCCTGCTGCCT GTACCGGATGCCTATGTCGCTGCTGGGGTTGCTGGCCAGCCTCGCCGTGTGGGAGGCTGTGCGGTACTGCCGGAAGCGGTGGGAGCTCGCCACACGAGCGCCCGGAATTGGGCAGGCTCTTCTGCACTGTGCCCAGATTG CCACTGCTATACTACTATATGTATGCAACCTGCAGTTTGCTCTTGTGTATACCATTGGGTTGAGTTATGCAG TCATGATGCTGCATGCTTCTCTTCGGAAGTTGACTCCCTCAAGCTTATCTGTTCCAGCAAATAAGAATAGGAGGGCACAGCCAAGACGAAGCTAG
- the LOC119301122 gene encoding histone-lysine N-methyltransferase TRX1-like gives MLAPALSPPKRFGDASPTPNGNLPPSLNPPAIPKSPKALGRAALEERHPKPYPPAMVIAVEGSFVHQDEGEDGDHPMRYLPLGRVYSSTAPCPPPKKPRSSASAAAGAKPPVIVYYRRRRKKPRLEEPRPSSPATAPRQPEEEEEALGRGSRRKRPLKHELLSLGSAPPALGADRDGEELLGRRQPRRRGGVQKESTSAPRRRRRRSSQLEAASPSEKRWVELEIQGADPQAFVGLVCKVFWPLDDDWYKGSITAYTELTKKHSVKYDDGEAEDLTLANERIQFSISSEEMKSLNLKFGASNLDKKGYDELLALAVSFHDYQGLDPDDLVWAKITGHAMWPAVIVDESNVHASRALKPIRLDQSILVQFFGTHDFARIKSKQAVPFLNGLLSSLHLKCKQTRFSRGLEEAKEFLLTQQLPENMLQLRKSIENDGSDVNGQDDAIGSCDNLSEEREEENGEDAEMTQIELGNLRVSXXGRIVSDSDHFHNKMHIWPEGYTAFRKFASVKDPHLVTSYKMEVLRNSDIKARPLFRVISEDGLQIDGSTPNACWKEIYCRIKEKQCNVTSELEGNVCQRSGSDMFGFSNPQIRQLIQELPNARSCLKYFENGGDTLRGYRAVHVNWKDLDFCSVCDMDEEYEDNLFLQCDKCRMMVHARCYGELEPLNGVLWLCNLCRPGAPRVSPRCCLCPVTGGAMKPTTDGRWAHLACAIWIPETCLKDVKRMEPIDGLSKINKDRWKLLCSICTVAYGACIQCSHPTCRVAYHPLCARAADLCVELEDDDKIHLMLLEEDEDPCIRLLSYCKKHRQPSTERPSLESNLGNPAQLVQTDAASSSGCARTEPYNFHRRRGQQQPQVTATASVKRLYVENMPYIVSGYCQNKVGCDTSCEPIQSVALLDAASQEASVNVSSMAEKYKSMKATFRKRLAFGKSRIHGFGVFAKVAHKAGDMMIEYIGELVRPPISDLRERRIYNSLVGAGTYMFRIDDERVIDATRAGSIAHLINHSCEPNCYSRVISVLGDEHIIIFAKRDIDPWEELTYDYRFVSNEQRLPCYCGFPKCRGVVNDVEAEVQSTKIRVTRSELFQQKD, from the exons ATGCTAGCTCCCGCGCTGAGCCCCCCCAAAAGATTTGGCGACGCGTCGCCCACCCCAAACGGGAACCTCCCCCCCTCACTGAACCCCCCTGCAATCCCCAAATCCCCGAAAGCCCTAGGGCGTGCAGCGCTGGAGGAGCGGCACCCGaaaccctacccgccggccatggtgATCGCCGTGGAGGGGAGCTTCGTGCACCAGGACGAGGGGGAGGACGGGGACCACCCCATGCGCTACCTCCCCCTCGGCCGCGTCTACTCCTCCACCGCCCCCTGCCCGCCCCCCAAGAAGCCCCgcagctccgcctccgccgccgcgggcGCCAAGCCGCCCGTGATCGTCTACTACCGCCGTCGCCGCAAGAAGCCGCGGCTCGAGGAGCCACGACCGTCCTCGCCCGCCACAGCGCCGcggcagccggaggaggaggaggaggcgctgggCAGGGGCTCGCGGCGGAAGCGCCCGCTCAAGCACGAGCTGCTCAGCCTGGGTTCCGCCCCGCCTGCATTGGGCGCGGATAGAGACGGGGAGGAGCTGCTGGGGCGACGGCAGCCGAGGCGCAGAGGGGGAGTGCAGAAGGAGAGCACTTCGGCGCCCCGGAGGCGACGGCGCCGCAGCAGCCAGCTGGAGGCCGCCTCTCCATCTGAGAAGAGATGGGTAGA GTTGGAAATTCAGGGTGCCGATCCGCAGGCGTTTGTCGGTTTAGTGTGCAAG GTTTTCTGGCCCTTAGATGATGATTGGTACAAGGGTTCCATCACGGCCTACACGGAACTAACCAAGAAGCATTCT GTGAAGTACGATGACGGTGAAGCAGAAGACCTTACCCTAGCTAATGAAAGGATACAATTTTCCATTTCATCCGAGGAAATGAAGAGCCTGAACCTGAAATTTGGAGCATCTAACCTGGATAAGAAGGGATACGATGAGCTGCTTGCACTTGCTGTCAGCTTTCATGACTACCAAGGTCTTGATCCAGATGATCTAGTGTGGGCTAAAATAACAG GTCATGCAATGTGGCCAGCTGTTATAGTGGACGAGTCAAATGTTCATGCTAGCCGGGCCCTGAAGCCAATTCGGTTAGATCAATCAATACTTGTTCAATTCTTTGGCACCCATGATTTTGCAAG GATTAAGTCGAAGCAGGCGGTGCCCTTTCTGAATGGCCTTCTTTCTTCCTTGCATCTCAAATGCAAGCAAACACGCTTCTCCCGAGGCTTAGAAGAAGCCAAGGA GTTTCTCCTCACACAACAGCTTCCAGAAAATATGTTGCAACTTCGGAAATCCATTGAAAATGATGGTTCTGATGTTAATGGCCAAGATGACGCGATAGGCTCTTGTGATAATTTATcagaagaaagagaagaagaaaatgGAGAGGATGCTGAAATGACTCAAATAGAACTAGGAAATCTTCGCGTGAGCNNNN CAGGCAGGATAGTATCTGATTCAGACCATTTCCATAACAAAATGCACATATGGCCTGAAGGGTATACTGCTTTCAGGAAGTTCGCATCAGTAAAAG ATCCACACCTAGTAACATCTTACAAAATGGAAGTACTGAGGAATTCAGATATTAAAGCACGACCGTTGTTTAGGGTGATCTCGGAAGATGGATTGCAG ATTGATGGCTCTACGCCTAATGCATGCTGGAAGGAGATATACTGCAGGATAAAAGAAAAACAGTGCAATGTTACCTCGGAACTGGAAGGAAATGTTTGTCAGAGATCTGGTTCTGACATGTTTGGCTTTTCAAACCCACAAATTAGGCAGCTTATTCAG GAGTTGCCAAATGCAAGGTCGTGTTTGAAGTATTTTGAAAATGGTGGGGATACCCTCCGTGGTTACAGAGCTGTTCATGTTAATTGGAAAGATCTAGACTTTTGCAGTGTTTGTGATATGGATGAG GAGTATGAAGACAATTTGTTCTTACAATGTGACAAGTGCCGTATGATG GTTCATGCTCGGTGCTATGGCGAACTAGAACCATTGAATGGAGTACTTTGGTTATGCAACCTGTGCCGACCTGGGGCACCTCGCGTGTCCCCACGATGCTGCCTATGTCCTGTCACAG GGGGTGCAATGAAACCTACAACAGATGGCCGTTGGGCTCATCTAGCATGTGCAATATGGATTCCTG AAACATGCTTAAAAGATGTAAAGAGAATGGAACCCATTGATGGATTGAGCAAAATCAACAAG GACCGCTGGAAACTTCTATGCAGCATTTGTACAGTTGCTTATGGAGCTTGCATACAG TGCTCACATCCTACTTGTCGAGTTGCATATCACCCGCTCTGTGCACGTGCTGCTGATCTATGTGTTGAG CTTGAAGATGATGACAAAATCCATCTCATGTTACTTGAGGAGGATGAGGACCCATGTATTCGTCTACTCTCGTATTGCAAGAAGCACAGACAACCATCTACTGAACGTCCATCTCTTGAAAGTAATCTTGGTAACCCTGCTCAGTTAGTTCAGACAGACGCGGCTTCATCATCTGGTTGTGCAAGGACTG AGCCCTATAATTTTCACCGGAGAAGAGGCCAACAACAACCTCAAGTTACAGCTACTGCTTCTGTAAAGCGTTTGTATGTGGAGAACATGCCTTATATTGTTAGTGGCTACTGCCAAAATAAAGTAGGCTGTGATACTAGCTGTGAACCAATTCAATCAGTCGCCTTGTTGGATGCTGCATCACAAGAAGCTTCTGTCAATGTGTCTTCTATGGCTGAAAAATATAAAAGCATGAAGGCCACATTCAGGAAGAGACTAGCTTTTG GAAAATCAAGAATTCATGGGTTTGGTGTTTTTGCAAAGGTTGCACACAAGGCAGGAGACATG ATGATCGAATACATAGGGGAGCTTGTTAGGCCACCGATATCAGACCTTAGAGAGCGGCGTATATACAACTCTTTGGTG GGTGCTGGGACATACATGTTCAGGATAGATGATGAGCGTGTTATTGACGCTACACGAGCAGGAAGCATAGCCCATTTGATCAATCACTCATGCGAG CCTAATTGTTATTCGCGTGTGATAAGTGTTCTTGGGGATGAGCATATCATCATTTTTGCAAAGCGGGATATAGACCCATGGGAAGAGTTGACCTATGATTATAG GTTTGTTTCGAATGAACAACGGCTTCCTTGTTATTGTGGATTTCCAAAATGCCGGGGAGTTGTTAATGATGTTGAAGCAGAGGTCCAATCAACCAAAATAAGAGTCACCAGAAGTGAATTATTTCAGCAAAAAGACTAA